The nucleotide sequence GCTCTCTCCTACCAGTTTCGCCGAACAGAGTGGCCTCAAAGCTGATTATTTCAGTGATATTCTGCTGCTGCTGCGTCAGGACTTAGAAATTGACGCTTACTGCGCCCGCCACATTAACCTTGGCCCAGATGCCTATCAGCGCAATCAGGAAAGTGTTCGGGCCTTGTCCAGTGGCTACATGAAACTTCTCTTCCCCCACGGTGAGGTTAATGACGCTGACTTTAAAAAGTACTGTGTCCAACCTGCCACCGACCTACGCCAAGGTGTATGGGACCAGCTTTACAACCTCGACCCCGAGTATCGCAAGTATGGGCAATTCGTTGCCCCCTAATTATCTATCAATGTCCCCGCTCATTTATCTCGACCACCACGCCACCACGCCCTGTGACCCAGTAGTTGTAGAGACTATGCTGCCCTACTTTACGGCACAATTCGGTAACCCGTCTTCCGCTCACTTCGCTGGCAGCCGGGCTGCCGATGCTGTGCAGTTGGCCCGTGAGCAAGTGGCGGCATTAGTGGGTGCTCAACCCGGTGAGGTCATTTTCACTAGTGGCGCCACAGAAGCCAACAACTTGGCCCTACTTGGTTATGCCCGGGCCGCGCAAGCAACCAACCCGCGCCGTCGCATCATCATTTCGGCTATTGAGCACAAAGCCATTACCAATCCAGCCAAGCAGCTCGTGCGTGAAGGCTTTGAAGTGATTGTTCTTCCCGTTGATGCACAAGGAACAGTAAGTATGGCGGCGGCGGCAGAAGCCATAAATGCTAATACGCTTCTGGTTTCCATCCATGCTGCTAATGGGGAGGTTGGTACCATCCAGCCCATAGCCGCGCTAGCCCAACTTGCCCACGCCGCCGGAGCCCTGATGCACACCGATGCCGCTCAAGCCGTCGGCAAAATCCCGGTTGACATGCTAGCCTGGGGCGTCGATATGCTCTCCCTAAGCGGCCATAAGCTCTACGGCCCCCAAGGCATAGGAGCCCTCATTGTGCGTCACCCCCGCCGTACCCAGCTCGAACCACTCGGCTACGGTGGTGGCCAAGAGCGCAACTGGCGCTCAGGCACCCTCAATGTTCCCGGTATCGTCGGCCTGGGTGCCGCCTGCAGCCGTTGCGCCCAGGTATTACCTGAGGAAAGTACCCGCCTAGCAACATTGCGCGACGCATTCGAAATGGATGTTCTAAAAGCCGTGCCCAACGCTTACCGCAACGGCAACACCCAAAACCGGCTACCTCACAATGCTAGTCTAACCTTTCCGGGTATTGAAGCCGATGCTCTATTAGCTCGCCTGCCGACCCTGGCTCTCAGTACTGGCTCTGCCTGCGACGCTGGTACCATTGAGCCGTCTCCCATACTGTTAGCTTTAGGGCTTTCTCGTGATAATGCCCGCGCCACTGTAAGAGTAGGGATGGGACGGTTTAATACAGCAGAAGAAGTGATTGAGGCCAGAGTGACACTAGAGGTTCAGATCGTCAAACTTAGAAGACTGCTTGCGGACTCTTTTTATAAATCTTGATCCTCATTTAGCTCTAAAATATACTTTCCAAATCATAGTTATATGCCATTCAAAAAGTTTAATATCATTACTGAAGAGGATTTACTTAAGTCTGAGGGAGGACCAAATATGCTACAAGCCATCAAATTCAATGGCCCTCGTCATTTACTGGTAACGGGCCCACCCGGTAGTGGAAAAACAACCATTAGTCTGCTACGTGCCACTCGCGAAATACACAAGGGCAAGGCTATCAAACTACTTACCTATCAGCATCTGCTACGATACAGTTTGCTCGGTGTGGCTGATCCGGTGCTTCAACCACACATCATTACTATGTATCGTTGGCTAACCGACAACTTCAGTATTAATCCGGAAAGCCATAGTGTAGCCGAAATGGTAAGCCTCATGATAGGTAAAGGCCAGCAGTACGATGAGATTCTAGTAGATGAAGGTCAAGATCTGCCCCGTCACCTATATGAAGCATTACCTACTCTTGCAAGGCGGCTATCGGTAGGGGCGGATACTGGACAAATGCTTCACAGCAAGGGCACAAAGAGCAAGGATATTGGCCAGGCCTTAGAAACGCATCAGGAAGTCGTAGAATTTTCGCTCCAGTTTAATTACCGCAATTACTTCGAAACGTACGATTTCGCACGCCAATTTATGCCACTGGGCAACCGCGATAATATTGCGCTGCAAAATATGCCGAAGGGCAAAGGGGGCCTTGACCGCCGGCCCATTATCGTACAGACAGCTAACGAGAAAAAAACTCTTGAACAGATCTATAACCTACTAATTGATAATGAGTCAGTGAACGTAGCTGTGTTGTTTTTCTATACGCACGAAGTAGACGCCTGGTGTCGCAAAATTCAAGCTAGGCTAAACCAAGACAGGCTAGACTTACGCATCAGTCGCTTCCATAGCGACATGAGTGATTACGAGCGTGAGAAAGAAGCTGAAACCATGCAAAATTTTGTGGTTACTACTTACAAATCTATCAAAGGGCTAGAGTTTCAAACCGTTATTATGCCCAGCATGGAATATGCGAGCATCCGACCGAAGATTGAAACGCCTCAGCACTATTACGTGGCCTGTACACGCGCTACTGAAAAGCTGTATTTGCTATATCAGGGCGATAAAAAGCCTGACTGGCTTCTAAAGTTTCGCACCGACTCTTATGTGCATCATGCATTCTGAGTAAGTACCTTGCAGTTTTAAGACCTGTTATATGCCTCGTCCCTCACTCAGTAAGATCTATTCTGCAGGCGCCAGACAAGCCGAACTCATTGAGTTGTGTAAGCAGAGGGGACTGCCAATTCAAAACTCCAAGGGAGGAAAATTGACGAACGAAGCCTTGAAAAGGCAGTTAGACGACTTTTCTGCGGACCAAGGAAATATATCAGCTCTCCCAGCAGCGGAAGAAGCTTCTCATGTATCAGGTAGTGCTAACCGGACTGAGGAAATTCTCAAAGCTGATGACGATACCTCTGCACGTTCTGTTGATACCAAACTTGTCGATAGTACCTCTGAGGCTGTAGAAGCAGAGCCGCAGGCAGTTAAATGGGAGCAAGGATCATCCATGTCTTTGCAGCCCGAACTGTTTCCCATCTTTTCTCCGCCTGCAGCACCGCACTCGTCGGCAGTCACTCCGGAGCTAATCATTACTAACCCAGACAATTTAGAAGAGACAAGTTTTGAGCGAGATACCGCTGGTATTTTGCTTCCATCTGAGCAAGTGGCAGTCGCCCAGTTTACGAAAGTCCAAGATCATTCCATTAACAAGGTTGACGCAACGCATGGTGCAAGCAGTAGGCTCACCTTTACGGAAGAGGTCAAATCGTCGCCTCGGTCTCGGCCTGATGGACCCTATTACCTCCAACTCTCGCATAGCAAGCTAGCCACCAGCCTTAGCAGAGGTGTATTTATTCCTGTTGCACTAGATCCGGACCCAGAGCTGCAGCGAATGCGCTCAGGTGATTTACTATCTAAGTATCCAAACTGTCTACCACTGTTACATGGACGGCTTGCATCGTTTTCGGACCAGGACGTTTTGGTAGAGTTAACGCTACGCCCCAGTGAAGTAAATCAGCTTGTTGAATACGGCTCAATTTACGCCTACCTAGAGCCGTTGCCTGTTTCTCGCATCCAAAGCCTAACATTTGCTAATGCTGATGCTCTCGCAGATATTCAAGCTGATGCTCTCACGTACAAAAACTTCTTTCTGCCTCAGCAACGAATAATGCTTTTGTCAGAGGGGAAAATAGTGCCGCTGATTGAATTGCCACCTGACACTGAGGTCCACATCTCGGAAGCACCTAACGCCGACAATTGGATTCCACGACTACAGCAGTTTGATCAACAGCTTGGTTTGTTTGGCTACCTGAAGCACGCTCCATTGTTAGCTGCTAATACCACTCAAACGGTTCAAGATTATTCAGCTGAATTCCAGTATGCACTTAGCTTGCTAAACACGACGGTGGCTACGCCTCCACCTGCATCTGGCAGCGAGTTGTTACTGCGAACATTACTGCGGATAAATCCTTCATTTCCTCAAACGGCTGGGCAAATGTTGCTCTCAGCTTTAGTAGATAGCATCTACGCTGGAACTGAGGCATCTTTAGAGTGGGCTACGCAGTTGTTAGCAAATGTCATTGCTCAATCGTCATCCATTGTAGGAAAGCACTCTGGTTTGCAAGACTTGGAAGAAACGCAACGCCAAATTGACTTACTCAAAACCTCTCGCACAAATTATCAAGACGCGTTAGCCGCTATTGCCCGTGGTGGTCGCCAGTCCATCCCCAAAGTGCCTTTCGCAGCCGTTGTGCTTCTAATCAAGCACCCGAACCGTGCCCGTAGCAGTGCCGATAAACAAGCTGTGCTCGATGTACTCGGCAAAGCTGCCGACCGCGGTGCATTAGCTTCGCCACAGCTGGAATGGCTGCTTGCTATTCTTGGCTTGTACTATACCTATTCTCGTCTGACCCGTGAAGATCCAAACTTGCACATTCGCAACCCTAACTTAGCAGCCCTTGCGCGACCATTGCATCGGCTGCGTTTCGACATGGACCATTTTGCTGACCGCGTTGTTGTTGAAACCGTGTTCCGTGTTGCCTCCGAAGGCAAGGTAATATCGGATAGGCTTGCCTATCTAGGGCCAGATGATGAACAGGCTACGACTATAGAATTACCGTTACGTGCGACGGGTTTTTCATCGGCACAGACTCTATTCGATGCTCCAACCAAACCTGTCGTTAACTCGACTACGGTGACTGCTTCTATGCCGTCCAATGATTTAATTCTTCACCAAAGTGTGTTACGCAAAATGCTGGCACTATTTGCCCCTGAACAGTTTGAGCAACTACTTCTACCCAGCTTCACTCCGGCTGAGCAGACGTTGCTACGTCAGGTTCTAGCATTCAAACAGTAGACATATTATTCATTGTATTTATTTCTATGACTGTTGAAGATTTTCTACCCCTGTTTCACGCTTGCACATCGACTGCGGACCTCAACTGCTTACTCGAAGATCAACAACAGTCGTTTATCCTAGCTCTTTACAATCTGGATGTGCATTCTTCGGCCGGTTTGCAACAAGCACAACGGTGCTTTGCTGCCTTCACGTCCTGTTCTCCCTATGAAGAGCAGCAAGCAGAATGGAAGTTTTCAGAGCCAGTTAGACAAGCGCAATTGCTTTTTGCCACTGTATTTGAACGGGCTGGTAGCTTCGGGTTGGTAACTCCGTTGCGAAGCGCACTCCCGCCGAAATCATCAGTAGCGTTGCGCTTACGTGCGCAAGAAATATTCCACACTCTACTGGACTTACGAACCCAGTATGGCGAGGTATTCTCCGAAGTAATGAACTTGCTTCAGCAAGCACAATTTGAAGGAGAAGAAGATTATACTATGGCAGTAGTACAGGTTGCTCATTCGTATTTATACAAAGGCCGAAAGGAGTTGCGTGAACACGGTTTTTTGGTTGAAGAAGCCGCTTTCTGTTCGCTGTTTACTGCGCCGGCTCATTTAGATGCTTATCCGTTTCTTTACCACTCATCCCTTGCTGCACTCCTTGAAGGGACCACAGGTGGGAGCCTCTCGGTCCAGCCTGTCATGGCACCAGGGGTTTTGTTTCCTACAAGTTTCATCCAAAATATATTTCGGCAACATATCCTTGATCCTGTGAACCACGACTCCCGTACGCGTGGCTATGCAGCCCCGTTAGGCTACCCAAGCTCCGCCGTTCGGGCTCAGATTCTAGAGTATGGACGGGCAGACTTTACTGCTGCATGCCAAACAGTGACGCCTACAGCCTCGCCCGCTGAACGGGTTTTACTTTACTGCTATTACAATCTGCGTAAACATTTTTTCACCACCCGCCATGTGCTAGCGCAGATTATTGATTCTTTACCCACACTGCTGACCAATGCAACTGCCCAACCGGTATTTCTGGACCTTGGTTGCGGGCCTATGACATCCGCCCTGGCTTTTGCTGACCTCTACCGTGAGCGTTATCATAAAGCGTTACCCATTCGGTATGTTGGTATCGATATAGCTCCAGCTATGCTTGAGAAAGCTCGCACATTCGAGAATTGTGGGCTGTTCGCTGCTACAAGTCAATTCGACTACTTCACCCGCTGGGCTGATGCACTTGACTCTCTGGTTGCGCATGTGCAAGTGAATAATCCTGTTATTATTAATGCATCATACTTGTTTGCTAGCTCTTCACTGAACACTTCTGAGCTAGCTGTGTTCATTCATAAGTTACGTCAGCGTTGTCCCGTGACCAAAATGTACTTTCTGTTTCAGAATCCCAACCGGACTGACCGCAATGTGAAGTATCATACTTGGCGCAATGGGCTTTCATTTGCTTATTCTCTCATCCAAAGCACCCAGGTGGTTCGGTATCAAACAAGCAGTTACGCGGCTCCGAGCGAAGAGGAGGTAACGTATGAGCTACTCGCTTTTCAACCCGCTTGAAGTTTCTCTTTCTCAAACTGAAGCAATTGCGCCAATTGGATTGCGTTACTTGCCAGAGTATGTATCTACACGTCTGGAGGATCGATTGTTGGATTTGATTGACGCTGCTCCTTGGTTAGGTGACCTCAAACGTCGCGTGCAACACTACGGATACCGGTATGATTATAAGTCCCGACGCATTGACCGCTCGATGTACTTAGGGCCACTGCCGCACTGGTGTGAGTATTATGCGCAAAAATTTGCTGAAGAAGGTGTTTTTAGAAGCCCGCCTGACCAAGTCATTATCAATGAGTATTTGCCTGGTCAGGGCATTGCACCTCATATTGACTGCACTCCATGCTTTGAAGATACCATAGTTTCATTGAGCTTAGGATCTGCTTGCGTCATGAATTTCACGAACTTAGCTGACCCTACCCAACACTACAATCAGCTTTTGGAGCGTGGCAGCGCCGTCGTCCTCCAACACGCTGCTCGTTTTGAATGGCAGCATGGAATTAAACCGTTAAAATCAGACCCTGTCAACGGTCAGCGCCTGCCACGGCAGCGCCGCGTTTCTTTGACCTTTCGTAAAGTAAAGCTCTAATAGAGCCAGACAGCGAGAAGCATAAGCACAAACAAAACGAGCGGACCATCCAGTCCGCTCGTTTTGTTTGTGCTTATGCTTCTCGAAATGCGGCCGCTCCTTAAACCCCGGCCAGTCACTGCACCAGCGTACTCATGCATCAACTGCCTTAATCATCCGCGCAAACTTGCTTAGCAACAGCCCTGATCATGACACCTCGCCACCCAGCAACCGCCGCCAGTAGCAACATTAGAGAACCAAGCCACTGCGCCAAAACCTGTGCATGGGCCCCGCAAGGTTCTGCACCGGTTGCCCTTTGTTGCATGCCGTTAGCGTCGCCGCCTGCTTCACCAACGTTTCGGCCTTATTTAATAATATCAGTTCCAGAGCTATATAGTAGGCTCGGTAGCCGATGCCGTCGTTCTCTCAAAATATTTTACCTCCTACAATCCTACTAAAGTAGGCCTTCGAAAGCAGCATCGACCTGTTCGGAGGCAAACGAATCTAAATAGATAGCTGTAACAGCTTCCGATTTATGGCCCATGGCCTGTGAAATGACAGCTGTATTAGCACCACTTCGCCGCAAGGTGGTAGCAAAGGAGTGGCGGGCAACGTAGGTAGTGAGAGGCGTAGCGATGCCAGCCTTCTCCCCCAGTTCCTTTAAGTCGGCGTTAACCTGACCTAAAATCTTGTGTAGGCGATTTTTCACTTGACTGGGAGTAAGATGCTTGGTAGCGTCCAGAATGGGGAGGAGGTAGCTAGTCAGACTGACTTGGGTGATAGCGCGGTATTGCTCTACTATGGCTTCTACCGGCGCCAAGAGTTTGACAGAGAACTTGCCGCCCGTCTTCTGCCGCACGTAGGTAAGCCGTAGTCCACCATCTGCGGGCAATAGATTCTGCCAACGGAGCTGCGCGAGGTCCACAAAGTTGATACCACCACAATAGAAGGAGAAAGCAAATACTGCTTTTGCCAGCTGATGGCGTTCTGTAGTTACCACCAAGTTTTCCAGCCGGCGAATATCGTCGCGGGTGATGGCGCGCTTAGCGGTGCTTACATCAAACTTGCCGACTTGGAATTTGTGCTTTTCAGCTACGTTACGTGCAAAAGGGTATTTCTCGACTTTCGCTACCCCAGCCGCAATGGCCTTGTTAAGCACCGCCCGCAACGTCCGGAAGCGAAGCGAAAGAGTAATTTCCTCTATTCCCGAACCCCGTAAGGCTTCTTCCCACTGCTGACAGAAGGCAACTGTAACTTGGTCAAACGGGATGTCGTGCTGCTGCACCCAGGCGATGCGCTGCGGCTCCAATCCTTTGCCAAGCGGTGGCTCTCCAATGCCTGCTTTAGATGCTAGGTGCTTTGCCAACTGATTTCCTAGGTCACGGTACACGGTAGAGTTACCCACTTGACCGGCAACTACCATTCCAGCGGCTAGCTCCTCAATGTAGGCTAATAGTTTGATGCGCCGCTGCGCTTGGCGCCCTTCAGCCGCCTTCTTAGCTACAGCCGGAGCGTCATGTTGCTCATCAGCCAAACTTAAAGTCTTTGCTGCTTCTGCATATTTCTTCTCCCATTCTTCCAGTCTCACCAGTAGGTTCTCCCGATCGGGCTCTGGGTAGCTACGCCGGACTTCCTTCTTTTTAGGGTTCCAATAATTCGGATGCAGACTTAGGCCAGTAGCAATGTATTTTAGCTTTCGATCCTTGGTGATGCGAATCATAAATGGATGGGAGCCATCCGACAGGGTTTTAGAAGTGAAGTAAACGGCCTTCACAGAAGCCTTACCTTCCTTATGTTCAGTAGTTTTGCTCATGGTGTTTAAACCAGCGGCGGTTTAAACACTGGTTTAAACAAGTATACTAAATAACGATGAAAAGCCAGTAAGGCTAATAAATCAAATCTGCGAAATTGATCTAAAAACAAAGATTTGACAACCCATAACAACTAGCGATTACACTAAATACACAGCTTCCCAAGCTGAGGGTCGCGAGTTCGAGCCTCGTTTCTCGCTCATCTTGAATCAGCCACTTAGACATGCGTCTGGGTGGCTGTTTTATTTTTGAGCTTACGCTGGCTTACATTGCCCTTCACTCACCTTACTCAGGACAAGGAGCCACCTAGAATAAATTTTTGAGAGAAATTACTTTAAAAGCTATTGATAATTGCCTACGACTAAGGCTCAACACACTTATCAATTATCACTAATTAGTACATGACAAGGCGGGGTGTAAAGGAAAGTGACTGACACTTTTTGACTCAAGGCCACTAGCTGCTAATGGTACTTAGGAAACGATTTATTATACAACCTCTGTTTCCATCACCACTTATCCTTCAATACAATAAGAAAATGAGTGTAAAAAACATGTACTATTTATTTATTGGCATTAAAGTAATATCATTTTTCGCAGTGACCTTGATTTATCTTGTAGACAAAAGAAATGGAAATAGAAGCATTAAAACGATTGAATACTCTAATGCTTATATTAACGCTAAGACGTTTAGCGACGAATATAAAAGGGTAAAGTCTGTAGATCTAATGTTTAAAAATGATTCAATTAGCAAAATATTATATAAAAATGATATTAAAATTCTTAGGAATGATAGCCTTGGAGTCGAAGCCATATCTATTCCAAAAGACAGGGGATCAGATGATTATTATTTGATAATTAATGATTCTATTTTTACAATGGCTATTAGACGCTAGCTATAGATGTTTTCAAAGACGAGAGGTAAAACATAGTAACAACCTAGTTTTTCACTTGCCTAAACCTATCATTTCAGAACACCTTTGATTTTACTGTATTCTAAATAAGTAGCACAACCACAATATATATTACCGCCATCGACTGCTTGATTACAGAAAAGGCTCGCTTTAGTTAAAAGCGAGCCTTTTCTGTAATCAAGCAGTCGACAATTATTTCGAGCGGTGTTAGTTGGCTACGTTATAGGGGACGCCCATATTCTGGAATAGAAACGCCCACTTGTCGGTTTGCTCGCTAATTACTTGGGCGGTGGAACGGCCTGCTCCGTGGCCAGCTTTGGTTTCGATACGGATCAGGACGGGGGCAGTGCCTTTCTGGGACTCCTGCAGCCGGGAGGCGAACTTAAAGGAATGGGCTGGCACCACCCGGTCGTCGTGGTCGGCGGTGGTAACCATGGTGGCGGGGTAGCTGGCGGGCTTCAGGGCGTGGTAGGGCGAGTACTTGTAGAGGTACTCGAACATCTCCTTGGAATCTTGGGCAGTGCCGTAGTCGAAGGCCCAGCCTGCACCGGCCGTGAACTGGTTGTAGCGCAGCATGTCCATCACGCCTACGGCGGGGAAGGCCACTTTAACAAGGTCGGGCCGCTGGGCCATGACGGCCCCTACCAGCAGGCCCCCGTTGGAGCCCCCTGAAATGGCGAGGTAGTCTTTGGAGGTATAGTTGTTTTTTATTAGGTATTCACCAGCCGCAATGAAGTCGTCGAACACGTTTTGCTTTTGCAGTTTGGTACCGGCCAGGTGCCACTTCTCGCCGTATTCGCCGCCGCCGCGCAGGTTGGCTACGGCATAGATACCGCCATTCTCAAGCAGAATGATATTGGACGTGCTGAAGCTAGGCGTCATGCTGACATTAAATCCGCCGTAGGCATAAAGCAGCGTGGGATTTTTGCCGTTCATCACCAAGCCTTTTTTGTAGGTGATAAGCATGGGTACGCGGGTGCCGTCTTTGGAAGTGTAAAACACCTGCTTCGACTCAAACTTGGTGGGGTCAAACTGCACGTTGGCCTTCTTGAACACCGTGGACTTGCCGGTGGCAATGTCGTACTTGAAGATGGTGGGCGGGTAGATGTAGGACGTGAAAGTGTAGTAGGTTTCTTTCTCTTCCTTCTTGCCACTGAAGCCAGCAGCCGAGCCTATCGAGGGCAGCGCAATATCCCGTTCCTTTTTGCCGGCCATGTCATATTGCTCAATCAGCGAGGTAGCATCTTTGAGATAGATGGCGAATAGCTTGCCTCCGGAAGTGTTTACATCCAGCACGTTTTTGGTTTCCGGAATCAGGTTTTTCCAGTTCGCGGGCTTGGGCGAGGCGGCGTCCACGGTCACTACGCGGTTGTTGGGCGCTTCTAGGTTGGTGAATATGTATAGCTTGCTGCCCACGTTATCAACTACCTGATTGATGGTTTTCTCGTTGTCTACTACGGGCACGATAGCGCTGCCGGGCTTGCTCAAGTCTTGGAGGTAGAGTTCGTTGCCGGTCGTGGTATTGCGGGCCGAAATGACGAGGAACCGTTGGTCTTCGGTTACGGAGCCGTTGATGTAGCGGCGCGGGGTTTTCTCGCCCCCAAACACGAGTACATCGGTGCTTTGGGGCGTACCGAGCTTGTGGTACATCAGCTTGTGCAACTGGGTTTTACCAGCCAACTGGCTGCCGGCTTTGGGCTTGTCGTAGCTGCTGTAGTAGAAGCCTTCGTTGCCTTTCCAAGCAGTGCCCGAAAACTTGACGTCCTTGAGCGTATCCCCCACAATCGACTTGTCAGCGGTGCGCAGCACAATCACCTTGCGCCAGTCCGAGCCGCCTTCCGAAATCTGGTAGGCGGCCAGGCTGCCGTCTTTGGTGAAGCTAATGCCGGCCAATGACGTAGTGCCATCTTTCGAGAAGATATTGGGGTCGAGAAATACCTCGGGCGTGCCGGTACCCTGCTGCCGGTACAGCACCGACTGGCTTTGCAAGCCCGTGTTCTTGCTGAAATACGTGTATTTGCCTTCCTTGAATGGAGCCCCGTATTTCTCGTAGTTCCACAGCGTTTCGAGGCGCTTCCGGATGGCGTCG is from Hymenobacter tibetensis and encodes:
- a CDS encoding cysteine desulfurase family protein translates to MSPLIYLDHHATTPCDPVVVETMLPYFTAQFGNPSSAHFAGSRAADAVQLAREQVAALVGAQPGEVIFTSGATEANNLALLGYARAAQATNPRRRIIISAIEHKAITNPAKQLVREGFEVIVLPVDAQGTVSMAAAAEAINANTLLVSIHAANGEVGTIQPIAALAQLAHAAGALMHTDAAQAVGKIPVDMLAWGVDMLSLSGHKLYGPQGIGALIVRHPRRTQLEPLGYGGGQERNWRSGTLNVPGIVGLGAACSRCAQVLPEESTRLATLRDAFEMDVLKAVPNAYRNGNTQNRLPHNASLTFPGIEADALLARLPTLALSTGSACDAGTIEPSPILLALGLSRDNARATVRVGMGRFNTAEEVIEARVTLEVQIVKLRRLLADSFYKS
- a CDS encoding ATP-binding domain-containing protein, with protein sequence MPFKKFNIITEEDLLKSEGGPNMLQAIKFNGPRHLLVTGPPGSGKTTISLLRATREIHKGKAIKLLTYQHLLRYSLLGVADPVLQPHIITMYRWLTDNFSINPESHSVAEMVSLMIGKGQQYDEILVDEGQDLPRHLYEALPTLARRLSVGADTGQMLHSKGTKSKDIGQALETHQEVVEFSLQFNYRNYFETYDFARQFMPLGNRDNIALQNMPKGKGGLDRRPIIVQTANEKKTLEQIYNLLIDNESVNVAVLFFYTHEVDAWCRKIQARLNQDRLDLRISRFHSDMSDYEREKEAETMQNFVVTTYKSIKGLEFQTVIMPSMEYASIRPKIETPQHYYVACTRATEKLYLLYQGDKKPDWLLKFRTDSYVHHAF
- a CDS encoding class I SAM-dependent methyltransferase, which encodes MTVEDFLPLFHACTSTADLNCLLEDQQQSFILALYNLDVHSSAGLQQAQRCFAAFTSCSPYEEQQAEWKFSEPVRQAQLLFATVFERAGSFGLVTPLRSALPPKSSVALRLRAQEIFHTLLDLRTQYGEVFSEVMNLLQQAQFEGEEDYTMAVVQVAHSYLYKGRKELREHGFLVEEAAFCSLFTAPAHLDAYPFLYHSSLAALLEGTTGGSLSVQPVMAPGVLFPTSFIQNIFRQHILDPVNHDSRTRGYAAPLGYPSSAVRAQILEYGRADFTAACQTVTPTASPAERVLLYCYYNLRKHFFTTRHVLAQIIDSLPTLLTNATAQPVFLDLGCGPMTSALAFADLYRERYHKALPIRYVGIDIAPAMLEKARTFENCGLFAATSQFDYFTRWADALDSLVAHVQVNNPVIINASYLFASSSLNTSELAVFIHKLRQRCPVTKMYFLFQNPNRTDRNVKYHTWRNGLSFAYSLIQSTQVVRYQTSSYAAPSEEEVTYELLAFQPA
- a CDS encoding alpha-ketoglutarate-dependent dioxygenase AlkB; this encodes MSYSLFNPLEVSLSQTEAIAPIGLRYLPEYVSTRLEDRLLDLIDAAPWLGDLKRRVQHYGYRYDYKSRRIDRSMYLGPLPHWCEYYAQKFAEEGVFRSPPDQVIINEYLPGQGIAPHIDCTPCFEDTIVSLSLGSACVMNFTNLADPTQHYNQLLERGSAVVLQHAARFEWQHGIKPLKSDPVNGQRLPRQRRVSLTFRKVKL
- a CDS encoding site-specific integrase, with protein sequence MSKTTEHKEGKASVKAVYFTSKTLSDGSHPFMIRITKDRKLKYIATGLSLHPNYWNPKKKEVRRSYPEPDRENLLVRLEEWEKKYAEAAKTLSLADEQHDAPAVAKKAAEGRQAQRRIKLLAYIEELAAGMVVAGQVGNSTVYRDLGNQLAKHLASKAGIGEPPLGKGLEPQRIAWVQQHDIPFDQVTVAFCQQWEEALRGSGIEEITLSLRFRTLRAVLNKAIAAGVAKVEKYPFARNVAEKHKFQVGKFDVSTAKRAITRDDIRRLENLVVTTERHQLAKAVFAFSFYCGGINFVDLAQLRWQNLLPADGGLRLTYVRQKTGGKFSVKLLAPVEAIVEQYRAITQVSLTSYLLPILDATKHLTPSQVKNRLHKILGQVNADLKELGEKAGIATPLTTYVARHSFATTLRRSGANTAVISQAMGHKSEAVTAIYLDSFASEQVDAAFEGLL
- a CDS encoding prolyl oligopeptidase family serine peptidase, with translation MKSYFTLLAVLLAGAQAHGQAPIKLLPYPQTKKVDTVTTYFSTKVADPYRWLENDQASDTKAWVQEENKVTQSYLSQIPYRDAIRKRLETLWNYEKYGAPFKEGKYTYFSKNTGLQSQSVLYRQQGTGTPEVFLDPNIFSKDGTTSLAGISFTKDGSLAAYQISEGGSDWRKVIVLRTADKSIVGDTLKDVKFSGTAWKGNEGFYYSSYDKPKAGSQLAGKTQLHKLMYHKLGTPQSTDVLVFGGEKTPRRYINGSVTEDQRFLVISARNTTTGNELYLQDLSKPGSAIVPVVDNEKTINQVVDNVGSKLYIFTNLEAPNNRVVTVDAASPKPANWKNLIPETKNVLDVNTSGGKLFAIYLKDATSLIEQYDMAGKKERDIALPSIGSAAGFSGKKEEKETYYTFTSYIYPPTIFKYDIATGKSTVFKKANVQFDPTKFESKQVFYTSKDGTRVPMLITYKKGLVMNGKNPTLLYAYGGFNVSMTPSFSTSNIILLENGGIYAVANLRGGGEYGEKWHLAGTKLQKQNVFDDFIAAGEYLIKNNYTSKDYLAISGGSNGGLLVGAVMAQRPDLVKVAFPAVGVMDMLRYNQFTAGAGWAFDYGTAQDSKEMFEYLYKYSPYHALKPASYPATMVTTADHDDRVVPAHSFKFASRLQESQKGTAPVLIRIETKAGHGAGRSTAQVISEQTDKWAFLFQNMGVPYNVAN